The Oryzihumus leptocrescens sequence CGGTCGCAGTTGATGGTGAAGGCGCGCGCCACGATGTCGACGCTGCCGTCCTGGAGGGAGGGGATGCGCTGGCCGGCGGTGATGACCTTGAGCTCGATGTGGTCGGGGCTGCCGAACAGCGCGGTGGAGACCGCTTGCAGCATGGAGATGTCGAAGCCCTCGATCCGCCCGGTCACCGGGTTGCGCGCACCCAGCAGCAGGGTGTCGGCCGACACCCCGGCGATGAGCCGGCCGCGGGCCTTGATCCGGGCCATCGTGCTGCCCGCCGGCGTGGCCAGCGGGTCGGTCGCGGCCGGGGCGTAGGAGGCGAGCGGTTTGCCGCAAGCCGGCGCGGCGGTGCTCGGCGGCGTGGTGCTCGCGCTCGCCACCGCCTTCGGGGTCGGGACCGGGGTGTCGGCGTAGACGCCGGCCGAGCCGCAGCCGGCCAGGGCGAGCAGGCCGGCGAGAGCGAGGACCACGCCGAGGCGCTGGCGCGCCGCGTGGGGGCCGCTCATCGGTACTCCTCCAGCCGCTTGCTGACGCCCCACCAGCAGGCGAGGGCACCGAGCAGGCCGACGAGCAGGCCGACCGCACCGGCGAACGGCAGGTAGGGCCGCGGCGCCGACAGCCCGTCGGCGGTGTCCCGGCCCACCGCCGTCAGCGCCCGGGAGGAGGCCGTGTCGAAGGCGTCGAAGGTGGCGTTGGACGAGCTCGCGCCTGACCCGGTGGCCAGGGCGACGGCGGCGTCCCACTTGCCCCCGTCATCGGCCGCCCGGACCGCGGTGTGCGTGCGGGCGTAGGGCGCCCACGCGTCGGCCAGCCCGCCGGCACGCGAGGAGTGGCCGGCCGCCTGGCGGGCCTGCGCCTGCACCACCGCCGAGGACGCCTTCCACGCCTTCTCGAAGGTCGCGCCGGAGCCGCGGGCGATCAGCGTGAGGCTCTCGTTGGACTTGGCGTCGAACCCGGCGATCCGCGCCCGGGCGGTGGCGAGGGTGGCGGCGTACGGGCCGTCGCGCACGTCGGCGACCTGACCGCGGACCCCGCCCAGGACGAGGGCGCCCACGATGAACGTGAGCAGGACAGCCACCGTCGCGGCGACCATGGGCAGGTTGAGGTAGCGGTGGGTGCGCCGGGCCAGCCAGACCATGCCGAACACCAGCGCCGCCAGGGACAGCAGCCCGACCAGCATCCACGCCGAGGCTCCGGCGGCGTTGTCGAGCTCGGCCCGCACCCGCAGCTGGTTGGCGGTCACCAGGGCGTCGACGATGGGCAGGGCGTCCGCCCGCAGCCCGGCGCTGGCGTTGCGCAGGTACTGCGCCCCCAGCGGCAGGCCCTGCCGGTTGTTGGCGCGGGCCTGTTCGACCAGGCCGGTGTAGGTCACCAGCTGGGAGTTCAGTGCGGACAGCGCCCGGCCGTCGGCGGGCTGGGCGC is a genomic window containing:
- a CDS encoding glutamate ABC transporter substrate-binding protein: MSGPHAARQRLGVVLALAGLLALAGCGSAGVYADTPVPTPKAVASASTTPPSTAAPACGKPLASYAPAATDPLATPAGSTMARIKARGRLIAGVSADTLLLGARNPVTGRIEGFDISMLQAVSTALFGSPDHIELKVITAGQRIPSLQDGSVDIVARAFTINCDRWQKIAFSSEYYRAGQKVLVPLGSTARSMSDLKGKRVCAPNGSTSMDKLRTFAGVIPVGSDTHTGCLVLFQQGKVDAITGDDTVLAGLVAQDPYARVVGSAFTAEPYGLGISQAHPDLVRYVNAVLEKMRTDGQWAAAYNTWLRAALGPAPTPPAPVYGRQP